The following are from one region of the Pocillopora verrucosa isolate sample1 chromosome 3, ASM3666991v2, whole genome shotgun sequence genome:
- the LOC131791096 gene encoding uncharacterized protein encodes MKSPLELSKGDSVIEEDKTYAKSMLGTTEESSGAEHKVLDASSKAYAAVIYLHVTTTTGSYVKFLASRSRVAPVKQETIPRLELLAALILARLISHVGEALEPEVDITYLTCWTDSKVAWIKGEEREWKPFVQNRVNEIRTIVPVNSWRHCRAKNNPADIPSRGMSPSEPSECALWIEGPTWLSDNAESGSEEFNIGQLPQECLEEMKAGDKEKWKSETSSSLLVVAQTIGIANVVTCEDYSNLQRLFRVTALVLQFVKILKLRLQKNVETQKELTSQDIAVAVAETLWIKEIQKSLSKNPKFEMWKRQFGVFTDEHGIMRCMGRLSQAQLPASAKYPILLDKSHYITSLFVRDSHKRVMHGGVKLTLTQLRSRFWIVQGRQFVRKLLYECVVCRRLGGRPYVAPPPPPLPGFRVKEEPPFTYVGIDFVGSLYVKSLNSPQQKVWICLYTCCVTRALHLDLVTDLTANAFLRSFRRFTARRGRPSLVVSDNGRTFKPAAREITRIFNDPGVKQHFAREHMKWTFNLEKAPWWGGVFERLVKSVKRCLKKTISGTRLTYEELLTVIIELK; translated from the exons ATGAAGTCACCTTTAGAGCTTTCCAAGGGAGATTCTGTAATCGAAGAAGACAAGACTTATGCAAAGAGCATGTTGGGAACTACGGAAGAGTCATCCGGTGCAGAACACAAGGTGCTTG ATGCATCCAGCAAAGCCTATGCAGCAGTGATATACCTACATGTCACAACAACCACCGGAAGTTATGTCAAATTCTTAGCCTCGCGATCCAGAGTTGCTCCAGTGAAACAAGAGACGATTCCAAGATTAGAACTTCTTGCCGCCTTAATATTAGCGAGACTGATAAGCCATGTTGGAGAAGCCTTAGAGCCTGAAGTGGATATTACTTACCTGACCTGCTGGACTGATTCAAAGGTAGCTTGGATCAAGGGTGAAGAAAGAGAATGGAAACCATTCGTCCAAAACAGGGTGAATGAAATTAGGACAATTGTGCCAGTGAATAGCTGGAGACATTGCCGTGCAAAGAACAATCCAGCCGATATACCCTCAAGGGGAATGAGCCCGTCAGAACCGTCAGAGTGTGCATTATGGATTGAAGGGCCCACATGGCTGAGTGATAATGCAGAATCAGGAAGCGAGGAGTTTAACATTGGGCAACTTCCGCAAGAATGCTTAGAAGAGATGAAGGCTGGAGACAAGGAGAAGTGGAAATCTGAAACCTCCTCCTCATTGCTAGTAGTGGCTCAAACCATCGGTATAGCTAACGTTGTGACATGTGAAGACTACAGTAACTTACAGCGACTCTTCAGAGTCACCGCCCTTGTCCTTCAGTTTGTGAAGATCTTGAAATTGAGGTTGCAGAAGAATGTTGAAACACAGAAGGAACTGACAAGCCAAGAtatagcagtagcagtagcagaaACACTCTGGATCAAGGAAATACAGAAGTCTTTGAGTAAGAACCCTAAGTTTGAAATGTGGAAACGACAGTTTGGCGTATTCACAGATGAACATGGAATCATGAGATGCATGGGACGTTTGTCACAAGCACAGTTGCCTGCATCGGCAAAGTACCCAATTTTGCTGGACAAGAGTCACTACATCACATCCCTCTTTGTTAGAGATAGCCACAAGCGAGTGATGCATGGTGGTGTGAAGTTAACCCTCACTCAACTGAGATCAAGATTTTGGATAGTGCAGGGTAGACAGTTCGTTAGGAAGCTGCTGTATGAGTGTGTTGTATGCCGAAGACTTGGAGGAAGACCATATGTGGCACCTCCTCCACCACCACTTCCAGGGTTCAGAGTAAAGGAGGAGCCACCATTTACTTATGTCGGAATTGACTTTGTCGGATCCCTCTATGTCAAGAGCCTTAACAGTCCTCAGCAAAAGGTTTGGATCTGCCTTTACACTTGCTGCGTAACTAGAGCCCTCCATTTGGATCTTGTAACAGATCTAACAGCTAACGCATTCCTTAGAAGCTTTAGAAGATTTACAGCGAGACGAGGAAGACCTTCATTGGTGGTGTCTGACAATGGTAGAACGTTTAAACCTGCAGCCCGAGAAATCACAAGAATCTTTAACGACCCTGGAGTGAAGCAGCATTTTGCAAGGGAACATATGAAGTGGACATTCAACCTTGAGAAGGCACCCTGGTGGGGTGGAGTATTTGAGAGGCTTGTGAAGTCAGTTAAGAGGTGTCTGAAGAAGACTATCAGTGGAACTAGACTTACCTATGAGGAACTATTGACTGTGATTATCGAGTTGAAATGA
- the LOC131771809 gene encoding adhesion G protein-coupled receptor L4 isoform X2 yields MMRPRSIFLFFASFYIMTQVFFNSLQALGDLIVTKGELLSINTTAPSINCSSSSNYTLTLQNRSSPHGSHLSAHIVLSGNIEFRRGSTVKVFGKYALSLESKNGNISICTDVNMTCGEEVFDTTCLGGFTQNSTAEIAGCSEKFYKGLGPGGLTVKENLPKLSDKCTPGASHGGYGGKKIKEGIFDFPEPYDRNNTASLLGGSGGSCIGNPGSVSGGGALELVADKGKIIVGAPIRAEAQNSSIGVCSGGSGGLIRLRAAKVLIHNNGKLIVDGGKGQGYNTMAGGAGGVIQIIAPEGYIAAETLSLKPGENYFPDFCEKKAEDGYFLLEANETAGTFNKTKPYKWPSRPNNGSTNTSSEGSTDVTVKDLLEKLQEINVSLWENKNINKSAILGVITIHQDLASTELLNKSNKELCLDTFKIYPTIMFRIVDEDPEFVKNTSRKLLKAANSCLDKKNHEFWKNTSSMPDLIANLQEVFVNVAKGNLKLGIDYTLTTEKILAVIKRKRPTAEENYIIIPDYSAIKDDSWGDDANFVQIPKAAVQSVKGIYTYVFLLYKDVESGLPNSSQNETGDELNVSSLVMSCYLALGGVPVFNLSSPVLLYFKTPSAEGRSRQCSFWNTDRSSWWTNGVKELELQSNSSITVCLTEHFTSFAVLMQHTKVELSEEDHLALSIITYIGCGVSTGALIITVIVFLSVESLSSERHKIHTNLVVSLLFANVLFLAGINETSSPVLCKVVAVSIHYFFLTAFTWMFVEGLHLYLKVVQVFRTENIQTVYYYVFGWGFSALPVAITFAIKSNSYGNSEVCWLSTKDGTIWAFIGPVVAIIAVNTFVLIMVIKTVVSSASAVKSSDHAHLKAGIKGLFVLMPLLGVGWILGLFALNDGTKVFIYAFSIVNGFQGLLIFLLHCVFNDEVRQAFRRQKEKHSLTKENISQYNAFFSLSSESGSKKTSNSNSFSKLKGRLSFKRKSSARVVQVQPANDNHDVTDSSFQVKRTFHESNRLSVTAQENKMSSLNCPMDSEREVAPNNQQAPSQKGSGVVLNDPA; encoded by the exons CTTTCGATCAACACAACTGCTCCGTCCATTAACTGCAGTTCAAGTTCTAATTACACCTTAACCCTTCAAAATAGAAGCTCTCCACACGGCAGCCATCTTTCTGCTCATATAGTGCTCAGTGGTAACATTGAGTTCAGGAGAGGGTCAACAGTTAAAGTGTTTGGGAAGTATGCTCTGAGTTTAGAAAGTAAGAACGGAAACATCTCAATATGCACTGATGTGAACATGACTTGTGGGGAGGAAGTGTTTGATACAACATGTCTTGGTGGATTTACACAGAATTCAACAGCAGAGATAGCCGGATGTTCAGAGAAGTTCTATAAAG GACTTGGACCTGGGGGATTAACAGTTAAAGAAAATCTTCCCAAACTAAGTGACAAATGTACGCCAGGCGCAAGTCATGGAGGATATggaggaaaaaagataaaagaggGAATTTTTGACTTCCCTGAACCGTATGATAGAAACAACACAGCCTCCCTATTAGGAGGAAGTGGAG gttCATGCATAGGAAATCCAGGAAGCGTCTCTGGTGGTGGAGCCCTGGAACTTGTGGCTGATAAAGGAAAGATAATCGTAG GTGCACCTATTAGAGCTGAAGCCCAAAATAGCAGCATAGGAGTGTGCTCTGGAGGATCAGGAGGACTTATTCGCCTGAGGGCTGCTAAG GTTCTTATACATAACAACGGAAAGCTAATTGTGGATGGAGGGAAAGGACAGGGTTATAACACTATGGCTGGCGGAGCAGGAGGAGTCATTCAGATAATAGCACCTGAAGGATATATTGCTGCTGAGACTTTATCGTTGAAACCTGGTGAAAACTATTTCCCtgatttttgtgaaaagaaagctGAGGATGGCTATTTTCTTCTGGAag CAAATGAAACGGCGGGAACgtttaataaaacaaaaccttaCAAATGGCCATCAAGACCCAATAATGGCTCCACCAATACTTCTTCAGAGGGATCAACAG ATGTAACCGTAAAAGATCTGCTAGAAAAGTTGCAAGAGATCAACGTAAGCCTTTGG gaaaataaaaatattaacaaatcTGCCATTCTCGGAGTTATCACCATACATCAAGATCTTGCATCCACTGAACTGTTAAATAAAAGCAACAAGGAATTATGTCTTgacactttcaaaatttaccCAACCATCATGTTTCGGATAGTTGACGAGGATCCAGAATTTGTGAAG AATACATCTCGGAAGCTTTTGAAGGCTGCTAATAGCTGTCTCGATAAGAAGAACCATGAATTTTGGAAAAACACTTCGAGC ATGCCCGATTTGATAGCGAACTTACAAGAAGTCTTCGTTAATGTGGCTAAAGGAAACCTTAAACTCGGAATTGATTACACCCTTACAACGGAAAAAATTT TGGCCGTGATTAAAAGAAAACGTCCCACAGCAGAGGAGAATTACATCATAATTCCTGACTACTCTGCTATAAAAGATGACTCATGGGGCGATGATGCCAACTTTGTGCAAATTCCTAAAGCAGCAGTACAAAGTGTTAAAG GAATTTACACATATGTATTCCTGCTTTATAAAGACGTGGAAAGTGGACTGCCGAATTCCTCTCAAAA CGAAACTGGAGATGAATTGAACGTTTCCTCTCTTGTGATGTCTTGCTATCTCGCACTTGGTGGTGTGCCTGTTTTCAATCTTTCTTCTCCGGTCCTTCTGTATTTCAAAACCCCG TCCGCCGAAGGCCGTTCAAGGCAGTGCTCATTTTGGAATACAGACAGAAg TTCCTGGTGGACGAATGGGGTCAAAGAATTAGAATTACAATCAAACTCCTCTATTACTGTTTGCCTAACCGAACACTTCACCAGTTTCGCGGTCCTTATGCAGCACACAAAAGTGGAG CTCTCCGAGGAGGATCACCTCGCTCTAAGCATCATAACCTACATAGGCTGTGGAGTCTCAACGGGAGCCTTGATCATCACCGTTATAGTATTCTTGAGTGTCGA ATCCTTGTCATCGGAACGACACAAAATTCATACCAACCTCGTGGTGTCACTCCTTTTTGCTAACGTACTTTTTTTGGCTGGGATAAACGAAACGTCCAGTCCG GTGCTATGTAAAGTAGTGGCAGTGTCAATACATTACTTCTTCTTGACTGCGTTCACCTGGATGTTTGTGGAGGGCTTACATTTGTACCTGAAGGTTGTCCAAGTATTCAGAACAGAGAATATCCAAACGGTTTATTACTATGTGTTTGGATGGG GTTTTTCTGCGCTTCCAGTTGCCATCACATTTGCTATAAAATCAAACAGTTATGGTAATAGTGAAGT CTGCTGGCTCTCTACTAAGGATGGCACCATCTGGGCCTTTATTGGACCTGTTGTTGCCATAATTGCG gTAAACACATTTGTCTTGATAATGGTTATTAAAACTGTTGTCTCTTCTGCGTCCGCTGTAAAAAGCTCCGACCACGCCCATTTAAA ggctggaatCAAGGGACTGTTTGTGCTGATGCCCCTTCTTGGTGTGGGCTGGATTCTTGGACTATTTGCTTTGAACGATGGCACAAAGGTTTTCATTTATGCATTTTCTATTGTCAATGGATTTCAG GGCTTACTGATTTTCTTGCTGCACTGTGTTTTTAACGATGAG GTCCGCCAAGCTTTTCGCCGGCAGAAAGAGAAACATTCTCTCACAAAGGAAAATATATCTCAATATAATGCATTCTTCTCACTCTCG TCGGAATCTGGAAGCAAGAAAACGTCGAACTCCAACAGTTTTAGTAAGCTCAAAG GGAGACTTTCTTTCAAACGCAAGAGCTCAGCCAGAGTTGTTCAAGTCCAG CCTGCTAACGACAATCATGACGTCACCGACAGTTCGTTCCAAGTAAAACGAACCTTCCATGAGAGTAACAGGCTGAGCGTGACGGCacaggaaaacaaaatgtctTCATTAAACTGCCCCATG GATTCAGAAAGAGAAGTAGCGCCCAATAATCAGCAGGCACCATCGCAAAAGGGAAGCGGAGTCGTCCTTAATGACCCGGCCTGA
- the LOC131771809 gene encoding latrophilin-like protein LAT-2 isoform X1: MMRPRSIFLFFASFYIMTQVFFNSLQALATGDLIVTKGELLSINTTAPSINCSSSSNYTLTLQNRSSPHGSHLSAHIVLSGNIEFRRGSTVKVFGKYALSLESKNGNISICTDVNMTCGEEVFDTTCLGGFTQNSTAEIAGCSEKFYKGLGPGGLTVKENLPKLSDKCTPGASHGGYGGKKIKEGIFDFPEPYDRNNTASLLGGSGGSCIGNPGSVSGGGALELVADKGKIIVGAPIRAEAQNSSIGVCSGGSGGLIRLRAAKVLIHNNGKLIVDGGKGQGYNTMAGGAGGVIQIIAPEGYIAAETLSLKPGENYFPDFCEKKAEDGYFLLEANETAGTFNKTKPYKWPSRPNNGSTNTSSEGSTDVTVKDLLEKLQEINVSLWENKNINKSAILGVITIHQDLASTELLNKSNKELCLDTFKIYPTIMFRIVDEDPEFVKNTSRKLLKAANSCLDKKNHEFWKNTSSMPDLIANLQEVFVNVAKGNLKLGIDYTLTTEKILAVIKRKRPTAEENYIIIPDYSAIKDDSWGDDANFVQIPKAAVQSVKGIYTYVFLLYKDVESGLPNSSQNETGDELNVSSLVMSCYLALGGVPVFNLSSPVLLYFKTPSAEGRSRQCSFWNTDRSSWWTNGVKELELQSNSSITVCLTEHFTSFAVLMQHTKVELSEEDHLALSIITYIGCGVSTGALIITVIVFLSVESLSSERHKIHTNLVVSLLFANVLFLAGINETSSPVLCKVVAVSIHYFFLTAFTWMFVEGLHLYLKVVQVFRTENIQTVYYYVFGWGFSALPVAITFAIKSNSYGNSEVCWLSTKDGTIWAFIGPVVAIIAVNTFVLIMVIKTVVSSASAVKSSDHAHLKAGIKGLFVLMPLLGVGWILGLFALNDGTKVFIYAFSIVNGFQGLLIFLLHCVFNDEVRQAFRRQKEKHSLTKENISQYNAFFSLSSESGSKKTSNSNSFSKLKGRLSFKRKSSARVVQVQPANDNHDVTDSSFQVKRTFHESNRLSVTAQENKMSSLNCPMDSEREVAPNNQQAPSQKGSGVVLNDPA, from the exons CTTTCGATCAACACAACTGCTCCGTCCATTAACTGCAGTTCAAGTTCTAATTACACCTTAACCCTTCAAAATAGAAGCTCTCCACACGGCAGCCATCTTTCTGCTCATATAGTGCTCAGTGGTAACATTGAGTTCAGGAGAGGGTCAACAGTTAAAGTGTTTGGGAAGTATGCTCTGAGTTTAGAAAGTAAGAACGGAAACATCTCAATATGCACTGATGTGAACATGACTTGTGGGGAGGAAGTGTTTGATACAACATGTCTTGGTGGATTTACACAGAATTCAACAGCAGAGATAGCCGGATGTTCAGAGAAGTTCTATAAAG GACTTGGACCTGGGGGATTAACAGTTAAAGAAAATCTTCCCAAACTAAGTGACAAATGTACGCCAGGCGCAAGTCATGGAGGATATggaggaaaaaagataaaagaggGAATTTTTGACTTCCCTGAACCGTATGATAGAAACAACACAGCCTCCCTATTAGGAGGAAGTGGAG gttCATGCATAGGAAATCCAGGAAGCGTCTCTGGTGGTGGAGCCCTGGAACTTGTGGCTGATAAAGGAAAGATAATCGTAG GTGCACCTATTAGAGCTGAAGCCCAAAATAGCAGCATAGGAGTGTGCTCTGGAGGATCAGGAGGACTTATTCGCCTGAGGGCTGCTAAG GTTCTTATACATAACAACGGAAAGCTAATTGTGGATGGAGGGAAAGGACAGGGTTATAACACTATGGCTGGCGGAGCAGGAGGAGTCATTCAGATAATAGCACCTGAAGGATATATTGCTGCTGAGACTTTATCGTTGAAACCTGGTGAAAACTATTTCCCtgatttttgtgaaaagaaagctGAGGATGGCTATTTTCTTCTGGAag CAAATGAAACGGCGGGAACgtttaataaaacaaaaccttaCAAATGGCCATCAAGACCCAATAATGGCTCCACCAATACTTCTTCAGAGGGATCAACAG ATGTAACCGTAAAAGATCTGCTAGAAAAGTTGCAAGAGATCAACGTAAGCCTTTGG gaaaataaaaatattaacaaatcTGCCATTCTCGGAGTTATCACCATACATCAAGATCTTGCATCCACTGAACTGTTAAATAAAAGCAACAAGGAATTATGTCTTgacactttcaaaatttaccCAACCATCATGTTTCGGATAGTTGACGAGGATCCAGAATTTGTGAAG AATACATCTCGGAAGCTTTTGAAGGCTGCTAATAGCTGTCTCGATAAGAAGAACCATGAATTTTGGAAAAACACTTCGAGC ATGCCCGATTTGATAGCGAACTTACAAGAAGTCTTCGTTAATGTGGCTAAAGGAAACCTTAAACTCGGAATTGATTACACCCTTACAACGGAAAAAATTT TGGCCGTGATTAAAAGAAAACGTCCCACAGCAGAGGAGAATTACATCATAATTCCTGACTACTCTGCTATAAAAGATGACTCATGGGGCGATGATGCCAACTTTGTGCAAATTCCTAAAGCAGCAGTACAAAGTGTTAAAG GAATTTACACATATGTATTCCTGCTTTATAAAGACGTGGAAAGTGGACTGCCGAATTCCTCTCAAAA CGAAACTGGAGATGAATTGAACGTTTCCTCTCTTGTGATGTCTTGCTATCTCGCACTTGGTGGTGTGCCTGTTTTCAATCTTTCTTCTCCGGTCCTTCTGTATTTCAAAACCCCG TCCGCCGAAGGCCGTTCAAGGCAGTGCTCATTTTGGAATACAGACAGAAg TTCCTGGTGGACGAATGGGGTCAAAGAATTAGAATTACAATCAAACTCCTCTATTACTGTTTGCCTAACCGAACACTTCACCAGTTTCGCGGTCCTTATGCAGCACACAAAAGTGGAG CTCTCCGAGGAGGATCACCTCGCTCTAAGCATCATAACCTACATAGGCTGTGGAGTCTCAACGGGAGCCTTGATCATCACCGTTATAGTATTCTTGAGTGTCGA ATCCTTGTCATCGGAACGACACAAAATTCATACCAACCTCGTGGTGTCACTCCTTTTTGCTAACGTACTTTTTTTGGCTGGGATAAACGAAACGTCCAGTCCG GTGCTATGTAAAGTAGTGGCAGTGTCAATACATTACTTCTTCTTGACTGCGTTCACCTGGATGTTTGTGGAGGGCTTACATTTGTACCTGAAGGTTGTCCAAGTATTCAGAACAGAGAATATCCAAACGGTTTATTACTATGTGTTTGGATGGG GTTTTTCTGCGCTTCCAGTTGCCATCACATTTGCTATAAAATCAAACAGTTATGGTAATAGTGAAGT CTGCTGGCTCTCTACTAAGGATGGCACCATCTGGGCCTTTATTGGACCTGTTGTTGCCATAATTGCG gTAAACACATTTGTCTTGATAATGGTTATTAAAACTGTTGTCTCTTCTGCGTCCGCTGTAAAAAGCTCCGACCACGCCCATTTAAA ggctggaatCAAGGGACTGTTTGTGCTGATGCCCCTTCTTGGTGTGGGCTGGATTCTTGGACTATTTGCTTTGAACGATGGCACAAAGGTTTTCATTTATGCATTTTCTATTGTCAATGGATTTCAG GGCTTACTGATTTTCTTGCTGCACTGTGTTTTTAACGATGAG GTCCGCCAAGCTTTTCGCCGGCAGAAAGAGAAACATTCTCTCACAAAGGAAAATATATCTCAATATAATGCATTCTTCTCACTCTCG TCGGAATCTGGAAGCAAGAAAACGTCGAACTCCAACAGTTTTAGTAAGCTCAAAG GGAGACTTTCTTTCAAACGCAAGAGCTCAGCCAGAGTTGTTCAAGTCCAG CCTGCTAACGACAATCATGACGTCACCGACAGTTCGTTCCAAGTAAAACGAACCTTCCATGAGAGTAACAGGCTGAGCGTGACGGCacaggaaaacaaaatgtctTCATTAAACTGCCCCATG GATTCAGAAAGAGAAGTAGCGCCCAATAATCAGCAGGCACCATCGCAAAAGGGAAGCGGAGTCGTCCTTAATGACCCGGCCTGA
- the LOC136279840 gene encoding uncharacterized protein, which translates to MTRPSAHKLSVEDEFLMLLMKLRMGLSNIDLAERFCVSESTVNNINLTWVNFVYTVIGSLKIWPHRDIIIKHSPEEFIKKYPNNIVIVDATELKIQVPSSLQKHSETYSTYKSHTTFKSLIGVDPNGGIMFVSQLFEGSISDKQIVLRSGFLETVKQKVQCGELKEGDAIMADKGFDIGDDLAKVKLKLNIPPFLRDKVGFEEDDVIKMQTIAHHCIHVERAIGKVRRFKIFHSVIPVSMFGSINQIWSVACFLSNFLNPVLSKDELLPKT; encoded by the coding sequence ATGACAAGACCCTCTGCACACAAGCTTTCAGTGGAGGATGAGTTTCTCATGTTACTGATGAAGCTGAGAATGGGATTGTCCAACATTGATTTAGCAGAGAGGTTTTGTGTATCCGAGAGTACTGTCAATAACATTAATCTTACCTGGGTTAATTTTGTGTACACTGTAATTGGCAGCCTCAAAATATGGCCTCATAGagatataattataaaacattctCCGGAGGAATTTATCAAGAAATATCCCAACAACATTGTGATTGTTGATGCGACTGAACTGAAAATCCAAGTCCCTAGTTCATTACAAAAGCACAGTGAGACTTACAGTACTTACAAGTCCCACACAACTTTTAAGTCTCTCATAGGAGTGGATCCTAATGGAGGCATTATGTTTGTGTCTCAGTTATTTGAGGGTTCCATTTCTGACAAACAAATAGTGCTGAGGTCAGGGTTTCTGGAAACTGTGAAACAGAAAGTACAATGTGGAGAACTAAAAGAAGGAGATGCCATCATGGCAGACAAAGGTTTTGACATTGGTGATGACCTTGcaaaagtgaaattgaaattgaatattCCTCCCTTCTTGAGGGACAAAGTAGGATTTGAAGAGGATGATGTAATCAAGATGCAGACAATAGCACATCATTGCATTCATGTTGAACGAGCTATAGGGAAAGTTCGgagattcaaaattttccactctGTCATTCCAGTTTCTATGTTTGGCAGTATTAATCAGATATGGAGTGTTGCctgttttctttctaatttcttaaaCCCAGTCCTTTCTAAAGATGAATTATTACCAAAGACATAA